The Agelaius phoeniceus isolate bAgePho1 chromosome 26, bAgePho1.hap1, whole genome shotgun sequence genome has a window encoding:
- the LOC129131078 gene encoding LOW QUALITY PROTEIN: feather keratin Cos1-2-like (The sequence of the model RefSeq protein was modified relative to this genomic sequence to represent the inferred CDS: deleted 1 base in 1 codon) → MSWSQNYGFHKVPVGLRQGRSAIKGSTSLCSLIHFSHLLLLFRNQVTPAMSCCKPCDPCCQPCGPCPLASSCNECCVRQCQSSHVVIEPSPVLVTLPGPILSSFPQNTAVGSSTSAAVGSILSSGGVPISSGGFDISCITNCYGSSCCRPC, encoded by the exons ATGAGCTGGTCACAAAATTATGGCTTCCAC AAGGTGCCTGTGGGCCTGAGGCAGGGCAGGTCTGCTATAAAAGGCAGCACAAGTCTCTGCTCTCTCATCCACTTCtctcacctccttctcctcttcaggAATCAGGTGA CCCCAGCCATGTCCTGCTGCAAGCCCTGTGACccttgctgccagccctgtgggccctgcccgctggccagcagctgcaatgagtgctgtgtcaggcagtgccagagctcccACGTTGTCATTGAACCCTCCCCTGTGctggtgaccctgcctgggcccatcctcagctccttcccccagaacaCCGCCGTGGGATcctccacctctgctgctgttggcaGCATCCTCAGCTCTGGCGGAGTGCccatcagctctgggggcttTGACATCTCCTGCATCACCAACTGTTATGGCAGCAGTTGTTGTCGCCCCTGctaa